Proteins encoded in a region of the Pieris brassicae chromosome 3, ilPieBrab1.1, whole genome shotgun sequence genome:
- the LOC123707776 gene encoding putative gustatory receptor 28b, with protein MLLRKLLGASFFSLKWSRDRVVATFSYLGFVSFNVWYFLYFWSMYNVFIGDQTILRILFETKIRQYGDLVENIVITAYVVYTMWKISYDLSGSTEHIQQIMEIDAEIEKLGEKIDYSKSATVSLFVLISHFVVCFIRVLVVCISMGNRKASLHYSKLFQITFSDSLSFTVTNYFCTYLYALRDRYKRINQVLMGLGTRTDKNLFVRNKNLINVYRMEDRYVCKKINACGKVYSMLFKASETANDKFGFALLLTMFVWLIMTVLYLYYFMEATAAGLFHDVQRYIYFLVYVSWQIIFAVAIISSAIYFCENIVKEAKLTSYLVHTVISDTWDISVKEEALRLSIQIVHQMPKFTARGLFIVEYELLLEGARSVLTFLVILLQFVTR; from the exons atgttattgaGAAAACTACTAGGTGCATCATTTTTCTCTTTAAAGTGGTCTCGTGATAGAGTAGTTGCGACATTTAGTTATCTCGGGTTCGTTTCCTTTAATGTTTGGTACTTTTTGTATTTCTGGTCAATGTATAACGTTTTCATTGGTGATCAAACGATCCTTCGAATTCtatttgaaactaaaataaggCAGTACGGGGATTTGGTggaaaatattgtgataaCTGCCTACGTCGTATACACAATGTGGAAAATTTCATATGACTTAAGCGGATCGACTGAACATATCCAGCAGATTATGGAGATCGACGCTGAGATCGAGAAATTGGGTGAAAAGATAGATTATTCTAAAAGTGCGACCGTATCTTTATTCGTTCTGATTTCGCATTTTGTCGTCTGCTTCATACGTGTACTCGTTGTATGCATTTCCATGGGCAACAGAAAGGCGTCTCTTCATTACAGTAAACTATTCCAAATAACATTTTCCGATTCCCTATCTTTTACAgtgacaaattatttttgtacgtATCTCTACGCGCTACGGGATAGATATAAAAGAATTAACCAGGTCCTTATGGGTTTAGGAACGCGTACGGATAAAAATCTGTTCGTTCgaaataaaaacctaataaatgtgtatagaATGGAAGATAGATATGTTTGTAAGAAGATAAATGCTTGTGGGAAAGTATACAGTATGCTGTTTAAGGCGTCTGAAACTGCGAATGACAAATTCGGTTTTGCATTGCTCCTGACTATGTTTGTGTGGTTGATAATGACTGTATTATATCTTTACTATTTTATGGAAGCCACCGCTGCCGGACTGTTTCACGACGTTCAAAGATACATTTACTTTTTAGTTTATGTGTCTTGGCAGATTATTTTCGCTGTAGCCATTATATCATCtgctatatatttttgtgaaaatattGTGAAGGAG gCTAAACTTACATCATATTTGGTACATACAGTCATCAGCGACACTTGGGATATATCTGTAAAGGAggag gctTTACGTCTGTCGATTCAAATTGTTCATCAAATGCCTAAATTCACAGCACGGGGTCTGTTTATCGTGGAGTATGAACTTTTATTAGAG ggaGCCCGCTCTGTTTTGACCTTTCTTGTGATATTACTACAATTCGTTACTCGTTAG